The Dasypus novemcinctus isolate mDasNov1 chromosome 12, mDasNov1.1.hap2, whole genome shotgun sequence genome includes a window with the following:
- the KRT84 gene encoding keratin, type II cuticular Hb4 codes for MSCRSYRVSSGHRVGNFSSCSAVLPQTFNRFRASSASCRNGFGFRGLGGFGSRSIATFGPCAPRIAVVGPRPIRCGVGFGAGSGASFGFRDGSAVGLGYGAGSGIGLGFGAGGGLGYGFGGPGFGYRVGGVGVPAAPAITAVTVNQSLLTPLNLEIDPNAQRVKMAEKEQIKTLNNKFASFIDKVRFLEQQNKLLETKWHFLQDQKCIQSNLEPLFENYISTLQRQVDVASNDQVRLEAERNHMQDALEGFKKKYEEEVVLRANAENEFVALKKDVDTAFLNKSDLEANVNSLDCEIEFLKNLYFEEIRLLQSHISETSVIVKMDNSRDLNLDGIIAEIKAEYEDIARRSRADAESWYQTKYEEMRVTAGQHSDNLRNTRDEINELTRVIQRLKAEIEHNKAQHAKLEAAVAQAEQQGEAALADAKCKLAELEAALQQAKQDMARQLREYQELMNVKLALDIEIATYRRLLEGEECRICEGVGPVNISVSSSRGGVVCAPEPFAPCAPARGVVFSSSSGSRAAGGLLASGGLLASGGLLASGGLLASGGACASGLSGARVAVGGGDLLSSGARGGAVLVGDACAPCVPSVPSVPCTLPAQGGFSSCSGGLGGRASSVRFVTTTTSRHTKY; via the exons ATGTCCTGCCGCTCCTACAGAGTCAGCTCTGGTCACCGGGTGGGCAACTTCAGCTCTTGCTCAGCAGTGCTACCCCAGACTTTCAACCGGTTCCGGGCCAGCTCTGCCTCCTGCAGGAATGGGTTTGGCTTCCGCGGCCTTGGCGGCTTTGGTAGCCGGAGCATCGCCACCTTTGGACCGTGCGCACCCCGGATAGCTGTCGTAGGACCTCGTCCCATCCGCTGTGGAGTTGGCTTCGGTGCCGGCAGCGGGGCATCCTTTGGCTTTCGTGATGGAAGTGCCGTTGGTCTAGGGTACGGCGCTGGTAGTGGCATTGGCTTGGGGTTTGGAGCCGGCGGTGGCCTTGGCTATGGCTTCGGCGGCCCTGGCTTTGGCTACAGAGTTGGAGGAGTTGGAGTCCCAGCAGCCCCAGCGATCACAGCTGTGACTGTTAACCAGAGCCTGCTGACCCCTCTCAACCTGGAGATTGACCCCAATGCCCAAAGAGTGAAGATGGCTGAGAAGGAGCAAATCAAGACCCTCAACAACAAATTTGCCTCCTTCATTGATAAG GTGCGGTTCCTGGAGCAGCAGAATAAGCTCCTGGAGACCAAGTGGCACTTCCTGCAAGATCAGAAATGCATCCAGAGCAATCTGGAGCCCCTCTTTGAGAACTACATCAGCACCCTGCAGAGGCAGGTGGATGTAGCAAGTAATGACCAAGTCCGGCTCGAGGCCGAGAGGAACCACATGCAGGACGCCCTTGAGGGCTTCAAGAAGAA GTATGAAGAGGAAGTGGTACTGCGGGCCAATGCTGAGAATGAGTTTGTGGCTCTGAAGAAG GATGTAGATACAGCTTTCTTAAATAAGTCTGATCTGGAAGCCAATGTGAATTCTCTAGACTGTGAGATTGAATTCCTGAAAAACCTGTACTTTGAG GAAATACGGTTGCTGCAGTCCCACATCTCAGAGACATCGGTTATCGTGAAGATGGACAACAGCCGGGACCTGAACCTTGATGGGATCATTGCTGAGATCAAGGCCGAGTATGAGGATATCGCCAGGCGCAGCCGggctgatgctgagagctggtaCCAGACCAAG TACGAGGAGATGCGGGTGACGGCGGGCCAGCACTCTGACAACCTGCGCAACACGCGGGACGAAATCAATGAGCTGACTCGTGTGATCCAGAGGCTGAAGGCGGAGATCGAGCACAACAAGGCTCAG CATGCCAAGCTGGAGGCTGCAGTGGCCCAGGCAGAGCAGCAGGGCGAGGCGGCCCTTGCCGATGCCAAGTGCAAGCTGGCCGAGCTGGAGGCCGCGCTGCAGCAGGCCAAGCAGGACATGGCGCGGCAGCTGCGCGAGTACCAGGAGCTGATGAACGTCAAGCTGGCCCTGGACATCGAGATCGCCACCTACAGGCGCTTGCTGGAAGGCGAGGAGTGCAG GATCTGTGAAGGTGTTGGACCAGTGAACATAT CGGTGAGCAGCTCGCGGGGCGGCGTGGTGTGCGCGCCCGAGCCCTTCGCGCCCTGCGCGCCCGCCCGCGGCGTGGTCTTCTCCAGCAGCAGCGGCAGCCGCGCGGCCGGCGGCCTCCTGGCCTCGGGCGGCCTCCTCGCCTCGGGCGGCCTCCTGGCCTCGGGCGGCCTCCTGGCCTCCGGCGGCGCCTGCGCCTCGGGCCTGAGCGGGGCCCGGGTCGCCGTGGGCGGCGGGGATCTGCTGAGCTCGGGCGCCCGGGGCGGCGCCGTGCTCGTGGGCGACGCCTGCGCCCCCTGCGTCCCCAGCGTCCCCAGCGTCCCCTGCACCCTGCCCGCCCAGGGCGGCTTCAGCAGCTGCAGCGGCGGCTTAGGCGGCCGCGCCTCCAGCGTCCGCTtcgtcaccaccaccacctcccgcCACACCAAGTACTGA